A window of the Vanessa cardui chromosome 12, ilVanCard2.1, whole genome shotgun sequence genome harbors these coding sequences:
- the LOC124534047 gene encoding sarcolemmal membrane-associated protein, whose amino-acid sequence MLSLKANCIMVIAKNKKQMNKTQLKGMDYNWTPAPESLNNQDVSVPRAVFIPHSNSLPFEERRVTLEQPVKIGRNVYRSSPSPTNTIFECRVLSRHHATLYYDKGHFYLVDNQSSNGTFVNNNRYTLAKEPHEVFSGDIVQFGIPVVENAGNSEKNTFPPVVALLKLYHPDGQEAKLSFNPAMTTPLHLKELYQLNNFVQEAIQREASLESRMRTLRECVERTRAEAAASWELFVGEQRLLMRVHTMEAMLAAGKNPDAHHVAQLLTDKRNYQEVAQESLRTAHEQRLALEESLERRSREAAALHHHNYALRLAASDALQELQKLAARCDRKMCAARLAVAAAEEREQTLRKHLPLAYSVQNGEAKMLVVSTDSNKLQEAKRNGSLEDAVRALPDYIKLLLPQHLLNKVGIKAISAEGKSAKEFELILKQNNIYNFEEREKQQTEEGSVGGSGEKPGESDLCTDDEKHSRLNHDTTVHEVESMGTLDGEIRPDNNANSTYSEPDIKEDSPGKGGVEYANILRVMAGLNEEIKALRERVSACTAENDKLRDVRDELLAAQHEPRAHDDDDVATYRARLADLQEQLTKSTVAEEAKVAEIQRLATNAAEMQAELAFRPTRADIDDLTAVVGKLRADLLSRDQQIERLQAALHEHRDKVDRAVETSTSLEDLRVAVDDTIDEKQISAKIDEMFNIDDDDDDDEDEETDSAVTEIDKEDGAAGPRPDAGGASDYLRLDDEERLQVTMQNGTLHALEEELVRAKERWAEVCAERARLAAQLATVQNKPLRLDLSHAVALAVPVLLACLYYLLLPYVS is encoded by the exons ATGCTTTCTCTGAAAGCGAATTGTATAATGGTGATAGCAAAGAATAAGAAACAAATGAACAAGACACAATTAAAGGGTATGGATTACAATTGGACCCCTGCTCCAGAGAGCCTAAATAACCAGGATGTAAGTGTTCCAAGGGCGGTGTTTATCCCTCACTCAAATTCCTTGCCATTTGAAGAAAGACGCGTCACATTGGAGCAACCTGTCAAG ATTGGAAGAAATGTCTATCGTTCGTCTCCGTCACCAACGAATACAATATTCGAATGCAGGGTGTTATCGCGACACCATGCCACACTGTATTATGATAAAGGCCACTTTTACCTTGTG gACAACCAAAGCAGCAACGGCACATTTGTCAACAACAATCGGTACACGCTGGCGAAGGAGCCGCATGAGGTATTCTCCGGGGATATAGTCCAGTTCGGCATTCCCGTCGTCGAGAATGCCGGTAATTCAGaaaag aacacgtttccccccgTCGTCGCCCTCCTCAAACTCTACCACCCCGATGGCCAGGAGGCGAAATTGTCGTTCAATCCCGCCATGACGACCCCACTGCATCTCAAAGAGTTATACCAATTAAACAATTTCGTTCAG GAAGCGATCCAACGCGAGGCGTCGCTGGAGAGCCGGATGCGCACGCTGCGCGAGTGCGTGGAGCGCACGCGCGCCGAGGCGGCCGCGTCGTGGGAGCTGTTCGTGGGCGAGCAGCGCCTGCTCATGCGCGTGCACACCATGGAGGCCATGCTGGCCGCCGGCAAGAACCCCGACGCGCACCACGTGGCGCAGCTGCTCACCGACAAGCGCAACTACCAG GAGGTGGCGCAGGAGAGCCTGCGCACGGCGCACGAGCAGCGTCTGGCGCTGGAGGAGTCGCTGGAGCGGCGCAGTCGCGAGGCGGCCGCGCTGCACCACCACAACTACGCGCTGCGCCTCGCCGCCTCCGACGCGCTGCAGGAGCTGCAG AAATTAGCAGCCCGTTGTGACCGTAAGATGTGTGCAGCGCGCCTGGCCGTCGCTGCGGCTGAAGAGAGGGAGCAAACATTAAGGAAGCACCTGCCTCTTGCT TACTCTGTGCAAAACGGCGAAGCGAAGATGCTAGTGGTGAGCACGGACAGCAACAAGCTGCAGGAGGCCAAGCGCAACGGGTCGCTGGAGGACGCCGTGCGCGCGCTGCCCGACTACATCAAGCTGCTGCTGCCGCAACACCTGCTCAATAAG GTGGGCATTAAGGCGATATCCGCTGAAGGAAAGTCAGCAAAAGAATTCGAACTAATTTTgaagcaaaataatatatataatttcgaaGAAAGAg AAAAGCAGCAAACGGAGGAGGGCAGTGTCGGAGGCAGTGGGGAGAAGCCTGGTGAATCAGATCTTTGTACTGACGACGAGAAGCATTCGAGGCTTAACCATG ATACAACTGTTCACGAAGTGGAGAGTATGGGCACTTTAGATGGTGAAATTCGTCCTGATAACAATGCCAACTCTACTTATAGCGAACCTGACATTAAAGAAGATTCTCCG GGCAAGGGCGGCGTCGAATACGCCAACATCCTGCGCGTGATGGCCGGACTCAACGAGGAGATAAAGGCTCTCCGGGAGCGAGTGAGCGCCTGCACGGCCGAGAACGACAAGCTGCGCGACGTGCGCGACGAGCTGCTGGCCGCGCAGCACGAGCCGCGCGCGCACGACGACGACGACGTCGCCACCTACCGCGCGCGCCTCGCCGACCTGCAG GAGCAACTCACGAAATCGACAGTTGCGGAGGAGGCGAAGGTCGCAGAGATTCAGCGGCTCGCGACGAACGCGGCCGAGATGCAGGCCGAGCTCGCGTTCCGGCCGACGCGCGCCGACATCGACGACCTGACGGCGGTCGTGGGCAAGCTGCGCGCCGACCTGCTGTCGCGCGACCAGCAGATCGAGCGCCTGCAGGCCGCCCTGCACGAGCACAGGGACAAGGTCGACAGGGCCGTCGAGACGTCCACCTCGCTCGAGGACCTCCGCGTCGCCGTCGACGACACCATCGACGAGAAGCAGATCTCCGCCAAGATCGACGAGATGTTCAACatcgacgacgacgacgacgacgacgaggACGAGGAGACCGATTCCGCGGTCACCGAAATCGACAAGGAGGACGGCGCGGCCGGCCCGCGGCCCGACGCGGGCGGCGCCAGCGACTACCTGAGACTCGACGACGAGGAGCGGCTGCAGGTCACCATGCAGAACGGGACCCTGCACGCCCTCGAGGAGGAGTTGGTGCGAGCCAAAGAGAGATGGGCCGAGGTGTGCGCCGAGCGGGCGCGCTTGGCTGCGCAGCTGGCGACGGTGCAGAACAAGCCGCTCCGCCTGGACCTGTCGCACGCGGTGGCGCTGGCGGTGCCGGTGCTGCTGGCCTGCCTCTACTACCTGCTGCTGCCCTACGTCTCCTGA